ACGATGTTCATAGCCGTAGCGACTTCGCCACCCATCGCAAACACATCGCTGAGCGAGTTCGCCGCCGCAATCTGTCCGTACACAAACGGGTCATCCACCACAGGCGTGATGATGTCTACCGTTTGCACGAGGGCGCGTTCTTCATCCAGATAATAAACACTCGCGTCATCACTCGTATCCATGCCGACCAAAACATTTTCATGTGCGCAAGAGAGCCCTCCCAATGCTTCTGTGAGGTCTCCCGGACCCAGCTTGGCAGCGCAACCCGCAGCTTTGACGTATTTGGTCAATTTTGCTTCGTTGTTCATTGTGTTCCTATAGACTAATTGTACCCTCTCCACCAAAAAGCATTTCAATTGTGCCAAAAGCGTTGCCGATTTTACCCACTTTGAGCTTGTCGCTCACGCCAAAAAACTCTAAGCAAACACCGCATGAGTAGATCTCAACACCTTTGGCTTCAAGCGCTTTAAGCACTTCCATAATAGGCGCACTTTCATCTGCTGTAGTCAGTAAAACGGCTTGATTGACACACACAATACGACGAGGTAATTTTGGAAGCTCTAACGTGGATTTCAAAAAGCCGACGATCAGCTTGGCACCGAGTTCGCCCTCGCCTACTTTGTCGCTTTTGAGAAACAAGGTTTTGTCTAAAAACTCATCTTTGGCATCGATAACGGTTTTACATGTAAAGCCTTTGACGATGGTGATGAGGCTTTTGCCTTCCTCTAAATCTTGTGCACGCGCGTCAAATCCACCATTTTGTGCAAAACGCATCACATTTTCTCTGGATGCCAATGAACTAACGGTTACTTCAAGAACAGAGTCATTGGGGAGTTCTTCTAACGCTTTTTTGGTTTGTAAAACGGGCTCGGGGCATGCCAAACCACTGCAATCTAATTTCATGATTTTTTCTCCGTATGGTAAATGTGTTGTGTCTACGCCGTAGACCTAAAAAGGGGAAGAGAGGATTGCTCCTCGTCTTATTTTTGGTTCATGGTTTTTTCAACCCACGCACTTGCTTTTTCAACGCTATCAAACTTATGGCTTTTTGCCACTTGATTTTGTCCTTCGTAAAAACGCACGCGAATCCCATCTTGCACTTCATCAATCTTGATACGTGTAATACGGTCTGCATTGAGGTAAACTCTATCATTTAACTTAACAAACATTGTAAACTCCTTTCGCTTTGTTGGCTTTATTCTAGCACGATTTAAGTAAATTATGAATTTAGAGAATCATTTTGTGTTATACTACGAATCCTAATATTTGCGTTTATGAAAGGTTTTCGCACATGGCACATCTCCTTTTAATCGTTACGATGCTCACCACCTTGAGCGTTTCCCTATCTGCTGATGTGCTCTCTTCTATCTTGGAAACTCGAAAAATTCGCGTCTGCATCTGGCCTGAATATTATGGTATTTCGTATGTCAATCCTAGGACGCAAGAGCTTGTGGGCATCGATGTGGATCTTGCCAAAGAGTTTGCCAAGGAACTGGGCGTAACCCTTGCCTTTAAAGAGAGCTCCTTTGCGACGCTGATTCAAGACATTACGACTCAAAAATGCGATATTGCGATGTTTGCCATCGGACACACATCCGAACGCAAAGAGCATCTTTATCTTACCTCCCCACATCTTGCAAGCGATGTTTACGCCGTCACATCCAAAAGCAACAAACGCATTCAAACATGGAATGACATCGACCAAGAAGGCGTCGTGGTTGCCGTGGCAAAAGGAACGTACCATGTAGCGCTGATGCAAAAAAATCTGCAAAAAGCCCAACTGCTCATTGTGGATTCTCTGCATGCAAGAGAACAAGAGGTCGAAGCGGGACGGGCGGATGTGTTTATGACCGATTATCCTTTTGGGATTCGTATGGTCGAAGAGCGTGAGTGGGCAAAACTGATTACACCAACGCAAGCATTTCATGTGGTTCCGTATGGTTGGGCAATGGCTCAAAATGAACCTGCATTGAAAGAAAAAGTTGAAGCATTTATCGTGGCAATCAAACACGATGGAAGGCTTTTAGAAGCGGCTAAACGTCACCATTTAGAGCCGATTGTTCTTTCCAAGTAGGAGAACCTTATGCAGACGTTCCTAAGAAGAGAGAAAAAAATCGTACGCTATTTGATAGCAGGGTTTATCATCGTTGCTCTTCTGATCGGACTCATTTTTATAGCGCTTTCCAACTTACGACAAGAGGCGATTCAAACCCACCGCCACATTGCCAATCTTCATGCCTATACGCTTGAAGAGCACTTTTCACAAACGCTTCAACACATCAGCCTCACGATGGATCGTCTAGCCCCTCTTAGCCATGAAGAACCTTCGCAAGAGGGGCTCTCTTCCATTTTTAGCGAGCTTTTGCATAATGCACCTTATCTCAGATCACTTTCACTTTTAGATGAAAAAGGGGTGATTATCGCTAGTTCTCACGAGCCAAATATCGGGGGGAAAATTTCTTTAGAGCATTTTTTACCCATTCCTTTTGGAGAGACACCGCTACTGCGCATTGGTCTGCCGTGGGAAGGAAGGGATTTTGATGCGGCGCGTGAGAGTAGCATCCAAAACCCCGTTCGAGCAGATGCCATTAGCTTTTTGCCTTGACTGAAAAAAGTCTCTTTTGAAAAACGCCCTTATTTTGTCATCGCCAACCTCAACATGGATTACCTCAGTAACCGCTACACCTATACCCTTCCTCTTGAGCAAGGCTCCCTCACGTTATGGCGCATTGATGGGATTTTACTTTTCAGCAGTGACCCAAACACCCTGCTTGGAAGTTCGCATTACAGCAAAGAGCATCCCAAAGATAATGACGATTTTTTCACCCATATAGGCATGTACGAGCAACCAGCGCTCAATGTTTTTCGTTTGGCAAAGTTTCTCCCTTTCGTGGTTGAGATACACACCAATGAAGCCAATGCACTGGATTACTGGGATAAAGAGCGCCAAAAAGTGCTTGGGATCACCACGCTACTGATCGTCTTCTCAGGTGCTCTTGCGCTGGCATTGATTGTGCGCTACTACAAAGAGAACGAGCGCCAAAGAGCTCAACTCTCGTATGAAAAACAGTTCCGTGTGGCGATGGAAGCAACCCAAACAGGACTTTGGACATGGGATTTTAAAATCAATCGTATCGCGTGGGATCCACAATGCTTTCTTCTTCTAGGATTAGAACCGGGCGTATTTGAGCCTTCATGGGATAAAATTGTTGCCCTAACGCATCCTGAAGATGCCCTCAACATGCGTTCCTCCATCCAAGAGCAGATCAGGGCGCACTCAAGTTTTTTGATTGAGCGGCGCATGAAGACAGCGAATGAACTGTGGGTATGGATTCAGGTGCGCGGTAAAGTCATCGAATGGTCAAAAGAGCATGAACCTTCGCTTTTTACAGGTGTTTACATCAATATCGATGCACAAAAAAGAGCCGAGCAGCTTCACCTCTCCGCCGTTGCATTTGAGACCCAAGAGGCGATTTTGATCACCGATGCTAAAGAGAGAGTCGTGAAAGTCAATGAAGCGTTTACGCGCATTACGGGCTACCGTGAACAGGAGATGATTGGCAAAACGCCACGCATTCTCAAATCAGATAAACACGACAACACTTTTTACGAGTCGATGTGGAAAGGGCTGTTGGAACATGGTTATTGGCAAGGGGAACTGTGGAATAAGCGCAAAAATGGCGAAATCTACGCTGAATCCATCACAATCACCGCGATTCGCGATGCGAAAGGCAAAACAACGCATTATATCGCCAATTTTAACGACATAACAACCCACAAAGCAGCGCAACAACAGATACAAGCGCTCGCCTACTACGATCCGCTCACCCATCTTGCCAACCGACGCTTACTCGATGAAACCCTTGAGCAGACCATTCGCCACAGCATTGAAGAGAGACATTTTGGAGCACTTCTGTTTATCGATTTGGATCATTTTAAAGAGCTCAACGACACCTACGGACATGACGCTGGCGATATGCTCTTGGTTCAAACCGCTTCAAGACTCAAAGAGAGTATTCGCGAAAGCGATATGGTCGCACGCCTTGGAGGCGATGAGTTTATCGTTTTACTTAAAAATTTGGGCACGCAAAAAGGCATTGCGGAGCATCTCACCCAAAGCATTGCCAAAAAGATTCTAGCCCTCTTATACGAACCCTACGCCCTCGCCCACGGTAATTATCTCCTTGGTGCTAGCATCGGCTGTACCATTTTTGGAACGCATGCAAACATCGATGGTGCAATGCTCATCAAAGAAGCCGACATCGCGATGTACCAAGTCAAAGAGAGTGGA
Above is a genomic segment from Sulfurospirillum halorespirans DSM 13726 containing:
- the yedF gene encoding sulfurtransferase-like selenium metabolism protein YedF; the encoded protein is MKLDCSGLACPEPVLQTKKALEELPNDSVLEVTVSSLASRENVMRFAQNGGFDARAQDLEEGKSLITIVKGFTCKTVIDAKDEFLDKTLFLKSDKVGEGELGAKLIVGFLKSTLELPKLPRRIVCVNQAVLLTTADESAPIMEVLKALEAKGVEIYSCGVCLEFFGVSDKLKVGKIGNAFGTIEMLFGGEGTISL
- a CDS encoding substrate-binding periplasmic protein — encoded protein: MAHLLLIVTMLTTLSVSLSADVLSSILETRKIRVCIWPEYYGISYVNPRTQELVGIDVDLAKEFAKELGVTLAFKESSFATLIQDITTQKCDIAMFAIGHTSERKEHLYLTSPHLASDVYAVTSKSNKRIQTWNDIDQEGVVVAVAKGTYHVALMQKNLQKAQLLIVDSLHAREQEVEAGRADVFMTDYPFGIRMVEEREWAKLITPTQAFHVVPYGWAMAQNEPALKEKVEAFIVAIKHDGRLLEAAKRHHLEPIVLSK
- a CDS encoding sensor domain-containing diguanylate cyclase is translated as MDYLSNRYTYTLPLEQGSLTLWRIDGILLFSSDPNTLLGSSHYSKEHPKDNDDFFTHIGMYEQPALNVFRLAKFLPFVVEIHTNEANALDYWDKERQKVLGITTLLIVFSGALALALIVRYYKENERQRAQLSYEKQFRVAMEATQTGLWTWDFKINRIAWDPQCFLLLGLEPGVFEPSWDKIVALTHPEDALNMRSSIQEQIRAHSSFLIERRMKTANELWVWIQVRGKVIEWSKEHEPSLFTGVYINIDAQKRAEQLHLSAVAFETQEAILITDAKERVVKVNEAFTRITGYREQEMIGKTPRILKSDKHDNTFYESMWKGLLEHGYWQGELWNKRKNGEIYAESITITAIRDAKGKTTHYIANFNDITTHKAAQQQIQALAYYDPLTHLANRRLLDETLEQTIRHSIEERHFGALLFIDLDHFKELNDTYGHDAGDMLLVQTASRLKESIRESDMVARLGGDEFIVLLKNLGTQKGIAEHLTQSIAKKILALLYEPYALAHGNYLLGASIGCTIFGTHANIDGAMLIKEADIAMYQVKESGRGQVYFYDQKNPME